From Salinirubellus salinus, the proteins below share one genomic window:
- a CDS encoding 50S ribosomal protein L14, which yields MEALNADVTPGLEKGSRIVCADNTGARELKVISVAGYSGTKNRHPRAGLGDLVTVSVTKGTPEMRRQVLPAVIIRQRKPFRRPDGTRVKFEDNAAVVVDEDQNPRGTEMKGPIAREVAERFGSIASTATMIV from the coding sequence ATGGAGGCACTCAACGCCGACGTCACCCCCGGACTGGAGAAGGGCTCGCGCATCGTGTGTGCGGACAACACCGGTGCCCGCGAGCTGAAGGTCATCTCCGTCGCCGGCTACTCCGGCACGAAGAACCGACACCCCCGAGCGGGGCTCGGTGACCTGGTGACCGTCTCCGTCACGAAGGGGACCCCGGAGATGCGCCGGCAGGTGCTGCCGGCGGTCATCATCCGCCAGCGGAAGCCGTTCCGCCGGCCGGACGGGACCCGCGTGAAGTTCGAGGACAACGCCGCGGTCGTGGTCGACGAAGACCAGAACCCCCGCGGGACCGAGATGAAAGGTCCCATCGCGCGGGAGGTGGCCGAGCGGTTCGGCAGCATCGCGTCCACCGCGACGATGATAGTATGA
- a CDS encoding MTH1187 family thiamine-binding protein produces the protein MAVVALLSVAPVREGSMASEVAKAVAALDAFDVAYETNPMGTVIEADDVGTLFDACEAAHRAVDGDRVSTFLKIDDKRTREQRAREKVESVERELGRAAKKDRE, from the coding sequence ATGGCAGTCGTGGCACTCCTGTCGGTCGCACCGGTCCGCGAGGGGAGCATGGCGAGCGAGGTGGCCAAAGCCGTCGCGGCGCTCGACGCGTTCGACGTGGCCTACGAGACGAACCCGATGGGGACGGTGATCGAGGCCGACGACGTCGGGACGCTGTTCGACGCCTGCGAGGCGGCCCACCGGGCGGTCGACGGCGACCGGGTCTCGACGTTCCTGAAGATAGACGACAAGCGCACGCGCGAGCAGCGCGCACGCGAGAAGGTGGAGAGCGTCGAGCGGGAACTGGGTCGAGCGGCGAAGAAGGACCGGGAGTAG
- a CDS encoding 30S ribosomal protein S4e, with protein MTRHQKRLSVPKSWPIERKTNTFTVKADAGPHGEAGVPLLILLRDVLGYVDTRKEARYALGQDSVLVNGKAVSDEERPIGMFDIVAFAAREEFYRVFPDEGGRLALSPIDEDSAGSKLGKVVGKQQVGDGVYQLTLHDGQTLTTEEGAYSPKDSIVVDNETAEVVAHFPYEEGALVTAVAGTHAGEIGEIEEITVTASSSPNNVRVETDDGWFETVEDYVVVIDENFTSDEDGETVETEDLSDESEEVTEE; from the coding sequence ATGACCCGACACCAGAAGCGACTCTCGGTGCCGAAGTCGTGGCCCATCGAGCGCAAGACGAACACGTTCACCGTCAAGGCCGACGCCGGCCCACACGGTGAGGCAGGGGTTCCCCTGCTCATCCTGCTGCGCGACGTCCTCGGCTACGTGGACACGCGCAAGGAGGCGCGTTACGCGCTCGGCCAGGACTCGGTGCTGGTCAACGGCAAGGCCGTGAGCGACGAGGAGCGTCCCATCGGGATGTTCGACATCGTCGCGTTCGCAGCGCGCGAGGAGTTCTACCGCGTGTTCCCCGACGAGGGCGGACGGCTGGCGCTGTCCCCCATCGACGAGGACAGCGCGGGGTCGAAGCTCGGCAAGGTCGTGGGCAAACAGCAGGTGGGCGACGGCGTCTACCAGCTCACGCTCCACGACGGCCAGACGCTGACGACCGAGGAGGGCGCCTACAGCCCGAAGGACTCGATCGTCGTCGACAACGAGACCGCCGAGGTCGTCGCGCACTTCCCCTACGAGGAGGGTGCGCTGGTGACCGCCGTCGCCGGCACGCACGCCGGCGAGATCGGCGAGATCGAGGAGATCACCGTCACGGCCTCCTCCTCCCCGAACAACGTTCGGGTGGAGACCGACGACGGCTGGTTCGAGACGGTCGAGGACTACGTCGTCGTCATCGACGAGAACTTCACGTCCGACGAGGACGGCGAGACCGTCGAGACCGAGGACCTCTCCGACGAGAGTGAGGAGGTGACCGAGGAATGA
- a CDS encoding RNA methyltransferase translates to MTRTVLVPSSLVREAEDKREATRKLGYVARAAAVFRVDRLVVYPDSGGEDGRYGGGFVATVLAYAATPPYLRKEAWDVRDELEHVGVLPPLRVGSQTGSGSKGSGSLRQGIVTEVGPDGRVRVNCGLQHPVSLPVPPSMASPSEGARVTIRVSSRRPLRAKLVDEPLPGFTVEREAVETALQRSDAGLRIAASRHGEELTVSRLDSLVQRVDTEGGLTVVFGAPDRGLPEIFGGGPNEETVSTVETSDESDGNEPLARFDLWLNTVPRQGSDVVRTEEAMFATLAPLNLER, encoded by the coding sequence ATGACACGAACCGTGCTCGTGCCGTCATCGCTGGTCCGGGAGGCCGAGGACAAACGCGAGGCGACTCGCAAACTCGGCTACGTCGCCCGTGCGGCGGCGGTGTTCCGGGTCGACCGACTCGTCGTCTACCCCGATTCCGGGGGCGAGGACGGGCGGTACGGTGGCGGGTTCGTCGCCACGGTGCTGGCCTACGCGGCCACACCCCCCTACCTCCGAAAGGAGGCGTGGGACGTGCGCGACGAACTGGAGCACGTCGGCGTGTTGCCGCCGCTCCGCGTCGGCTCACAGACCGGCTCCGGATCGAAGGGTTCGGGGTCGTTAAGACAGGGAATCGTGACCGAGGTCGGACCTGACGGGCGCGTTCGGGTCAATTGCGGACTGCAACACCCGGTCTCCCTCCCGGTGCCGCCGTCGATGGCGTCACCGAGCGAGGGAGCACGCGTGACCATCAGGGTCTCTTCGCGACGGCCACTCCGCGCAAAGCTCGTGGACGAACCCCTCCCAGGGTTCACAGTCGAACGGGAAGCGGTCGAGACGGCGCTCCAGCGTTCGGACGCTGGGCTCCGCATCGCCGCGTCCCGCCACGGCGAGGAACTCACGGTGTCGCGGCTGGACAGTCTCGTCCAGCGCGTCGACACCGAGGGTGGACTCACCGTGGTCTTCGGCGCCCCCGACCGGGGGCTACCGGAGATCTTCGGCGGTGGGCCGAACGAGGAGACCGTCTCCACCGTGGAGACGAGCGACGAATCCGACGGAAACGAACCGCTAGCCCGGTTCGACCTCTGGCTCAATACGGTTCCGCGACAGGGGAGCGACGTCGTCCGGACGGAGGAGGCGATGTTCGCGACGCTCGCGCCCCTGAATCTGGAGCGATAG
- a CDS encoding 30S ribosomal protein S3, translated as MADEQQFIHDGIQRTKIDEFFHEELSRAGYGGMDVAKTPMGTQIQLKAEKPGMVIGKGGKNIRKITTQLEERFDLDDPQIDVQEVDEPDLNAQIVADRLANALERGWYFRKAGHTTIDRIMDSGALGAEIILSGKVTGARSRVEKFNRGYIKHNGEPADEIVDRGTGVAVMKLGTIGVQVRIIPPNAKLPDDFEVYEDVDVEEFIEEPEGDVDALLAEAEAAAEGDVDVEDAPDVEAEFDDEEVPEFDDEEVIEEPDLPGEDEASEAEEEGDDLDAVDEAIESEVSEEADEEAADLMEEMDEAEDADAADEEDEEE; from the coding sequence ATGGCAGACGAACAGCAGTTCATCCACGACGGTATCCAGCGGACGAAGATAGACGAGTTCTTCCACGAGGAACTGAGCCGCGCCGGCTACGGTGGCATGGACGTCGCCAAGACGCCGATGGGCACGCAGATCCAGCTCAAGGCCGAGAAGCCCGGGATGGTCATCGGCAAGGGCGGGAAGAACATCCGGAAGATCACGACCCAGCTCGAGGAGCGCTTCGACCTGGACGACCCGCAGATCGACGTGCAGGAGGTCGACGAACCCGACCTGAACGCACAGATCGTCGCGGACCGACTGGCCAACGCGCTCGAGCGTGGCTGGTACTTCCGGAAGGCGGGCCACACCACCATCGACCGCATCATGGACTCGGGCGCGCTGGGCGCCGAGATCATCCTGAGCGGGAAGGTGACGGGTGCGCGCTCGCGCGTCGAGAAGTTCAACCGCGGCTACATCAAGCACAACGGCGAGCCGGCCGACGAGATCGTCGACCGGGGCACCGGTGTCGCGGTGATGAAGCTCGGTACCATCGGCGTGCAGGTCCGCATCATCCCGCCGAACGCGAAGCTCCCGGACGACTTCGAGGTCTACGAGGACGTCGACGTCGAGGAGTTCATCGAGGAGCCCGAGGGCGACGTGGACGCGCTGCTCGCGGAGGCCGAGGCGGCCGCCGAGGGCGACGTGGACGTCGAGGACGCTCCGGACGTCGAGGCGGAGTTCGACGACGAGGAGGTCCCCGAGTTCGACGACGAGGAGGTCATCGAGGAGCCCGACCTGCCCGGTGAGGACGAGGCGTCCGAGGCCGAGGAGGAGGGCGACGACCTCGACGCCGTCGACGAGGCCATCGAGTCCGAGGTCAGCGAGGAGGCCGACGAGGAGGCCGCCGACCTGATGGAGGAGATGGACGAGGCCGAGGACGCAGACGCCGCTGACGAGGAGGACGAGGAAGAATGA
- the rplX gene encoding 50S ribosomal protein L24 codes for MTRQPSKQRTRQRRAPLHEKQDQVRAHLSEDLREKYGTRSVRVNVGDTVEVQRGDFAGETGEVATVDLKKAVVHVEGVTLEKADGEEVPRPLDASNLLVTKLDLDDDRREERLEALGGDDE; via the coding sequence ATGACACGACAACCATCCAAACAGCGAACCCGACAGCGCCGGGCCCCGCTCCACGAGAAGCAGGACCAGGTCCGCGCGCACCTCTCGGAGGACCTCCGGGAGAAGTACGGCACGCGAAGCGTCCGCGTCAACGTGGGCGACACCGTCGAGGTCCAGCGCGGTGACTTCGCCGGCGAGACCGGCGAGGTCGCCACGGTCGACCTGAAGAAGGCGGTCGTCCACGTCGAGGGCGTGACGCTGGAGAAGGCAGACGGCGAGGAGGTGCCGCGTCCGCTGGACGCCTCGAACCTGCTCGTCACGAAGCTCGACCTCGATGACGACCGCCGCGAGGAGCGGCTCGAGGCACTCGGAGGTGACGACGAATGA
- a CDS encoding YihY/virulence factor BrkB family protein, with the protein MNFRQGAGRARAVLHAVFREVRSENVTFMAGSIAYHAFLSLLPFLLLVLFVVSRLGDEELARTLVNAMAGYLSPETVDVLVDAALNATGDGRLSVVGVVVLVWGALRIFRGLDTAFSDIYESEHENTFLDQVRDGVVVFGAIGLALFLVSLADALVAVPSFGPADAVVRPSLSMLTLTVAFLPMYYIFPDEVVSVREVVPGALVAATGWTALSLGFQFYVGATSTASYGIVGAVILLITWLYFGGLVLLVGAAVNAVLAGRSEDVAGIAWDAAPEPSGEGDPTADDAAFVAGVEELQAAFDTKPGTVRFVVGDTDVTVEAPDEVAFDVDTIDRPDLLGGDRETATVTMRWDSWKD; encoded by the coding sequence ATGAACTTCCGTCAGGGAGCGGGCCGGGCACGAGCGGTGCTGCACGCCGTGTTCCGCGAGGTGCGGAGCGAGAACGTCACGTTCATGGCCGGCAGCATCGCGTACCACGCGTTCCTCTCGCTCCTGCCGTTCCTCCTGCTCGTCCTGTTCGTCGTCTCCCGCCTGGGCGACGAGGAACTCGCGCGGACGCTCGTGAACGCGATGGCGGGCTACCTCTCACCCGAGACGGTGGACGTGCTCGTCGACGCCGCGCTGAACGCCACCGGCGACGGCCGACTCTCCGTGGTCGGCGTCGTCGTCCTCGTCTGGGGGGCGCTCCGCATCTTCCGCGGGCTCGATACCGCGTTCTCCGACATCTACGAGTCCGAACACGAGAACACGTTCCTCGACCAGGTGCGCGACGGCGTCGTCGTCTTCGGCGCCATCGGCCTCGCGCTGTTCCTCGTTTCGCTGGCCGACGCGCTGGTCGCGGTCCCCTCGTTCGGGCCCGCGGACGCCGTCGTCCGGCCGTCCCTCTCCATGCTCACGCTCACCGTCGCGTTCCTCCCGATGTACTACATCTTCCCCGACGAGGTGGTCTCCGTCCGCGAGGTGGTGCCGGGTGCCCTCGTCGCCGCCACCGGGTGGACGGCGCTCAGCCTCGGCTTCCAGTTCTACGTCGGCGCCACCTCGACCGCCTCCTACGGCATCGTCGGCGCCGTCATCCTGCTCATCACCTGGCTCTACTTCGGCGGCCTCGTCCTCCTCGTCGGCGCCGCCGTCAACGCCGTCCTCGCCGGGCGCTCCGAGGACGTCGCCGGGATCGCGTGGGACGCCGCCCCCGAGCCGAGCGGCGAGGGCGACCCGACGGCCGACGACGCGGCGTTCGTCGCGGGCGTCGAGGAACTGCAGGCGGCGTTCGACACGAAGCCGGGGACGGTCCGGTTCGTCGTCGGCGACACGGACGTGACCGTGGAGGCCCCCGACGAGGTGGCGTTCGACGTGGACACCATCGACCGTCCGGACCTCCTGGGCGGCGACCGCGAGACAGCGACCGTGACGATGCGCTGGGACTCGTGGAAAGACTGA
- a CDS encoding 50S ribosomal protein L23 → MSLVKHPLVTEKAMNKMDFENKLEFICDSSGTKPEIAAEVEERFEVRVTNVNTQNTMQGTKKATVTLHEDDDAQEVASRIGVF, encoded by the coding sequence ATGAGCCTCGTCAAGCACCCGCTCGTGACCGAGAAGGCGATGAACAAGATGGACTTCGAGAACAAGCTCGAGTTCATCTGTGACTCCTCGGGCACCAAGCCCGAGATCGCCGCGGAGGTCGAGGAGCGCTTCGAGGTCCGCGTCACGAACGTGAACACGCAGAACACGATGCAGGGCACGAAGAAGGCGACCGTCACCCTCCACGAGGACGACGACGCCCAGGAAGTGGCCTCGCGTATCGGGGTGTTCTAA
- a CDS encoding 30S ribosomal protein S19, translating into MSSEYQIGREKDEEFTYRGHTLDELQEMELDEVAELLPARQRRTITRGLTVEQEKLLETARARTEEETANDPIRTHLRNMIVLPEFVGLTFAVYTGQEFERVKVEPEMIGHYLGEFQLTRSSVEHGQAGIGATRSSKFVPLK; encoded by the coding sequence ATGAGCAGCGAGTACCAGATCGGCCGCGAGAAGGACGAGGAGTTCACGTACCGCGGTCACACGCTCGACGAGTTGCAGGAGATGGAGCTCGACGAGGTCGCAGAACTGCTCCCCGCACGACAGCGGCGAACCATCACGCGCGGGCTCACCGTCGAGCAGGAGAAGTTGCTCGAGACGGCCCGAGCCAGGACCGAGGAGGAGACGGCCAACGACCCCATCCGGACGCACCTGCGGAACATGATCGTGCTCCCGGAGTTCGTGGGGCTCACGTTCGCCGTCTACACGGGACAGGAGTTCGAGCGCGTCAAGGTGGAGCCGGAGATGATCGGGCACTACCTGGGCGAGTTCCAGCTCACGCGGTCGTCGGTCGAACACGGACAGGCCGGCATCGGCGCGACCCGCTCCTCGAAGTTCGTGCCACTGAAGTGA
- the rpmC gene encoding 50S ribosomal protein L29 — MTVLHAAEIRDMTPAEREAELEELETELLNANAVQAAGGAPDNPGRVGELRKAIARIKTIQNEEGDFDDAEEVSS, encoded by the coding sequence ATGACCGTGCTCCACGCTGCGGAGATCCGCGACATGACGCCGGCCGAGCGAGAGGCCGAACTGGAGGAGCTCGAGACCGAGCTGCTCAACGCGAACGCGGTGCAGGCCGCCGGTGGCGCCCCGGACAACCCGGGCCGCGTCGGCGAGCTGCGGAAAGCGATCGCCCGAATCAAGACGATCCAGAACGAGGAGGGCGACTTCGACGACGCCGAGGAGGTGTCGTCGTAG
- a CDS encoding 50S ribosomal protein L22 — protein MGINYSVDADPETTAKAMLREKHMSHKHSKAIAREIKGKTASEAVEYLEAVVEGERSVPFRSHNTGVGHRSDIEGWDAGRYPEKASKAFLDLLENAVNNADHQGFEGEAMRIAHVAAHKVGESPGRKPRAFGRASAWNTPQVDVELVLEEVTE, from the coding sequence ATGGGAATCAACTACTCAGTGGACGCCGACCCCGAGACCACCGCGAAAGCGATGCTCCGGGAGAAGCACATGTCCCACAAGCACAGCAAGGCCATCGCCCGCGAGATCAAGGGCAAGACGGCCAGCGAGGCCGTCGAGTACCTCGAGGCGGTCGTCGAGGGCGAGCGCTCGGTGCCGTTCCGGTCCCACAACACGGGCGTGGGCCACCGTTCGGACATCGAGGGCTGGGACGCCGGGCGCTACCCGGAGAAGGCCTCGAAGGCGTTCCTCGACCTGCTCGAGAACGCCGTCAACAACGCCGACCACCAGGGGTTCGAGGGCGAGGCGATGCGCATCGCGCACGTCGCCGCCCACAAGGTCGGGGAGTCCCCCGGCCGCAAGCCGCGTGCCTTCGGGCGCGCGAGCGCCTGGAACACCCCGCAGGTCGACGTCGAACTCGTCCTCGAAGAGGTGACCGAATAA
- a CDS encoding alpha/beta fold hydrolase: protein MRSTRVEANGLTFECLVEGDGDRLALCLHGFPDDAGSMAPLQERLADAGFTAVAPYMRGYAPTDPAPDGVYTASELGRDAVALAERLCAEHDLTEPVLVGHDWGAVASYVASVSSPETFERMVTLAVPPRFDALLRAHPGQFVRSWYMWFFQLPDVPERALRWNDYALVEFLWGVWSPTWQHPPERFEAVRETFDTDETLENALEYYRQISGGLFERAVTDRTPAVDDEPHIEVPTLVLHGDEDSCMAPALFEDIGGVFAAGTPHRVVRVAGAGHFLHQERPDVVGEEVVEFLTA, encoded by the coding sequence ATGAGATCCACACGCGTCGAGGCCAACGGCCTCACCTTCGAGTGTCTCGTCGAGGGCGACGGCGACCGACTCGCGCTCTGCCTCCACGGCTTCCCGGACGACGCCGGGTCGATGGCCCCCCTGCAGGAGCGCCTCGCGGACGCCGGCTTCACCGCCGTCGCGCCCTACATGCGGGGGTACGCCCCCACCGACCCCGCTCCGGACGGGGTGTACACCGCGAGTGAACTCGGCCGCGACGCGGTCGCACTGGCGGAGCGCCTCTGTGCAGAACACGACCTCACGGAACCGGTGCTGGTGGGCCACGACTGGGGAGCCGTCGCCTCGTACGTCGCGAGCGTCTCCTCGCCCGAGACCTTCGAGCGGATGGTGACCCTCGCGGTCCCACCCCGGTTCGACGCGCTCCTCCGGGCGCACCCGGGGCAGTTCGTCCGTTCCTGGTACATGTGGTTCTTCCAGCTCCCGGACGTACCCGAGCGGGCGCTGCGGTGGAACGACTACGCGCTCGTCGAGTTCCTCTGGGGCGTCTGGTCGCCGACGTGGCAGCACCCGCCCGAACGCTTCGAGGCGGTTCGCGAGACCTTCGACACCGACGAGACACTCGAGAACGCGCTCGAGTACTACCGGCAGATATCCGGTGGGCTGTTCGAGCGTGCCGTGACCGACCGGACACCCGCCGTCGACGACGAGCCCCACATCGAGGTTCCGACGCTCGTCCTCCACGGCGACGAGGACAGCTGCATGGCGCCCGCGCTCTTCGAGGACATCGGTGGCGTCTTCGCCGCGGGAACCCCACACCGTGTGGTCCGTGTCGCCGGCGCGGGTCACTTCCTCCACCAGGAGCGTCCAGACGTGGTGGGCGAGGAGGTCGTCGAGTTCCTGACCGCCTGA
- a CDS encoding 30S ribosomal protein S17, which translates to MAIGLNVPEPEETCTDPNCPFHGTLGVRGQTIEGRVASTDMDKTVVVEREYDVKVPKYDRYMKRRSRVSAHHPPCLELEVGDTVRIGETRPLSKTKSHVVIERVSEEGGDD; encoded by the coding sequence ATGGCGATAGGACTGAACGTACCAGAACCGGAGGAGACCTGCACGGACCCCAACTGTCCGTTCCACGGCACGCTCGGCGTGCGGGGACAGACCATCGAGGGCCGGGTCGCCTCCACAGACATGGACAAGACCGTCGTCGTCGAGCGGGAGTACGACGTCAAGGTACCCAAGTACGACCGATACATGAAGCGTCGGTCGCGGGTATCCGCGCACCACCCGCCCTGCCTCGAACTGGAGGTCGGCGACACGGTCCGTATAGGCGAGACACGACCGCTCTCGAAGACGAAGAGCCACGTGGTCATCGAACGCGTCTCAGAGGAGGGAGGTGACGACTGA
- a CDS encoding 50S ribosomal protein L3 yields MPQPSRPRKGSMGFSPRKRATSEVPTISTWPDADGQPGLQGFAGYKAGMTHVVMINDEPNSPREGMEETVPVTVVETPPMRAAALRVYEDTPYGTRPITEVWAEDLHEDLARARSVPNGEYSMDDSEVRDALEAGEVADVRVITHTVPAETSVPKRKPDVMETRVGGGSVEDRVEFGMDLLAEGGAHSVTDVFRAGEYADFVGITKGKGTQGPVKRWGVQKRKGKHARQGWRRRIGNLGPWNPSRVRSTVPQQGQTGYHQRTELNKRLVALGDEDVTPDGGFVNYGEVGGEYALVKGSLPGPNKRLLRFRPAVRPTDQPRLDPEVRYVSTASNQG; encoded by the coding sequence ATGCCACAACCGAGCAGACCACGAAAAGGCTCGATGGGGTTCAGCCCCCGCAAGCGTGCGACCAGCGAGGTGCCCACCATCTCGACCTGGCCGGACGCCGACGGACAGCCGGGGCTCCAGGGGTTCGCCGGGTACAAAGCCGGTATGACCCACGTCGTGATGATCAACGACGAACCCAACTCCCCCCGCGAGGGGATGGAGGAGACGGTCCCTGTGACCGTCGTGGAGACCCCGCCCATGCGGGCGGCGGCCCTTCGAGTCTACGAGGACACGCCGTACGGGACGCGACCGATCACCGAAGTCTGGGCCGAGGACCTCCACGAGGACCTCGCCCGCGCCCGTTCGGTCCCGAACGGGGAGTACAGCATGGACGACAGCGAGGTACGCGACGCGCTCGAGGCCGGTGAGGTGGCCGACGTCCGAGTCATCACCCACACCGTGCCCGCCGAGACGAGCGTCCCGAAGCGCAAGCCCGACGTGATGGAGACCCGCGTCGGCGGCGGCTCCGTCGAGGACCGCGTCGAGTTCGGGATGGACCTGCTCGCCGAGGGCGGGGCCCACTCCGTGACCGACGTGTTCCGCGCCGGCGAGTACGCCGACTTCGTGGGTATCACGAAGGGCAAGGGCACCCAGGGTCCGGTCAAGCGCTGGGGCGTCCAGAAGCGCAAGGGCAAACACGCCCGGCAGGGGTGGCGCCGACGCATCGGCAACCTCGGCCCGTGGAACCCCTCGCGTGTCCGGTCGACCGTCCCGCAGCAGGGGCAGACCGGCTACCACCAGCGGACCGAACTGAACAAGCGGCTCGTCGCGCTGGGCGACGAGGACGTGACCCCCGACGGCGGCTTCGTCAACTACGGCGAGGTCGGCGGCGAGTACGCGCTCGTCAAGGGGTCGCTGCCGGGACCGAACAAGCGCCTGCTGCGCTTCCGTCCCGCCGTCCGACCGACCGACCAGCCGCGCCTCGACCCCGAGGTGCGCTACGTCTCCACCGCCTCTAACCAAGGATGA
- a CDS encoding 50S ribosomal protein L2: MGRRIQGQRRGRGGPTFRAPSHRYKAELSHRKAEDGDLIRGEIVGIEHDPARSAPVADVQFDDGDRRLVLAPEGITVGDEIQVGVTAEIKPGNTLPLAEIPEGIPVCNVERQPGDGGKFARSSGVSATLLTHDRRVAVVQLPSGEMRRLSPDCRATIGVVAGGGRTEKPFVKAGNKHHKMRARGTKYPRVRGVAMNAVDHPFGGGGRQHPGKPKSISRNAPPGRKVGDIASKRTGRGGKGGRDKS; encoded by the coding sequence ATGGGACGCAGAATCCAGGGACAACGACGCGGCCGCGGTGGGCCCACGTTCCGTGCGCCCTCGCACCGCTACAAGGCCGAACTGTCGCACCGCAAGGCCGAGGACGGCGACCTGATCCGCGGTGAGATCGTCGGCATCGAGCACGACCCCGCCCGGTCGGCCCCGGTCGCGGACGTGCAGTTCGACGACGGGGACCGCCGACTGGTCCTCGCCCCCGAGGGTATCACCGTGGGCGACGAGATCCAGGTCGGCGTCACGGCCGAGATCAAGCCCGGGAACACGCTCCCGCTGGCCGAGATCCCGGAAGGGATCCCGGTCTGTAACGTGGAGCGACAGCCCGGTGACGGCGGGAAGTTCGCCCGCTCCTCGGGCGTGAGCGCGACGCTGCTCACGCACGACCGGCGCGTGGCGGTCGTCCAGCTGCCGTCCGGCGAGATGCGCCGGCTGTCGCCCGACTGCCGGGCGACCATCGGCGTGGTCGCCGGCGGTGGCCGGACGGAGAAGCCGTTCGTCAAGGCCGGGAACAAGCACCACAAGATGCGGGCTCGCGGGACGAAGTACCCGCGCGTCCGTGGTGTGGCGATGAACGCCGTCGACCACCCGTTCGGTGGCGGTGGCCGCCAGCACCCCGGCAAGCCCAAGAGCATCTCCCGGAACGCCCCGCCGGGCCGCAAGGTCGGTGACATCGCGAGCAAGCGCACCGGTCGCGGCGGCAAAGGGGGTCGAGACAAATCATGA
- a CDS encoding ribonuclease P protein component 1 — protein MLTAETLPRHELAGLRVRVVEARHEGYVGVAGDVVDETRNTLLIGASRMQVPKADCTFEFELDDGTYVTVEGARLVADPARRTEVTGDSKWR, from the coding sequence GTGCTGACCGCCGAGACGCTCCCCCGGCACGAACTCGCGGGCCTCCGGGTCCGCGTGGTCGAGGCCCGGCACGAGGGGTACGTCGGCGTTGCCGGCGACGTGGTCGACGAGACCCGCAACACCCTGCTCATCGGGGCGTCTCGGATGCAGGTACCGAAGGCCGACTGCACGTTCGAGTTCGAACTCGACGATGGCACGTACGTCACCGTCGAGGGCGCTCGACTCGTGGCAGACCCGGCCCGACGGACCGAAGTCACAGGTGATTCGAAATGGCGATAG
- the rpl4p gene encoding 50S ribosomal protein L4 — protein sequence MKATVRDLDGGDAGEVDLPDVFTTQFRPDLIKRAVTAARANRRQAYGTDEFAGLRTPAESMGSGRGMAHVPRQNGQGRRVPQAVKGRVAHPPKAEKDRSLDMNDKERKLAVRSAIAATTDADLVAERGHRFDEDLELPLVVSDEFEDLVKTKDVVSFLEAVGAHGDVERADEGKTVRAGRGTSRGRKYKEPKSILFVTSTEPSKAARNLAGVDVATAANVSAEDLAPGTAPGRLTVWTESALEEVADR from the coding sequence ATGAAAGCCACAGTACGAGACCTGGACGGCGGCGACGCGGGCGAGGTGGACCTGCCGGACGTCTTCACGACGCAGTTCCGGCCGGATCTCATCAAGCGCGCGGTCACCGCCGCACGGGCCAACCGACGACAGGCCTACGGCACCGACGAGTTCGCCGGCCTCCGCACGCCCGCGGAGTCGATGGGTTCGGGCCGCGGTATGGCCCACGTCCCGCGACAGAACGGGCAGGGCCGGCGCGTGCCGCAGGCGGTGAAGGGCCGCGTGGCCCACCCGCCGAAGGCCGAGAAGGACCGCTCGCTGGACATGAACGACAAGGAGCGAAAGCTCGCCGTCCGCTCGGCCATCGCGGCCACCACGGACGCCGACCTCGTGGCCGAGCGCGGCCACCGCTTCGACGAGGACCTCGAACTCCCGCTCGTGGTGAGCGACGAGTTCGAGGACCTCGTGAAGACGAAGGACGTGGTGTCCTTCCTCGAAGCCGTCGGCGCCCACGGGGACGTCGAACGCGCGGACGAGGGCAAGACGGTACGTGCCGGGCGCGGGACCTCCCGCGGCCGCAAGTACAAGGAGCCCAAGTCCATCCTGTTCGTGACCAGCACCGAACCGTCGAAGGCCGCTCGCAACCTCGCGGGTGTCGACGTCGCCACCGCGGCGAACGTCTCCGCCGAGGACCTCGCGCCGGGGACGGCGCCGGGTCGACTGACGGTCTGGACCGAGAGCGCGCTCGAGGAGGTGGCGGACCGATGA